The following proteins are encoded in a genomic region of Brachypodium distachyon strain Bd21 chromosome 1, Brachypodium_distachyon_v3.0, whole genome shotgun sequence:
- the LOC104582030 gene encoding putative RING-H2 finger protein ATL71 has protein sequence MRQSSSGWMVDGTAVSPDIDEATLKGYPEVVYGEARKQGKNKKLGASTTCTCCSVCLDNYDEGDVLQVLPDCGHLFHRECVDPWLRRHPTCPVCRTSPLPNPMPSDFMARGSTTTPHRAEIRLGAQARVQWQQLA, from the coding sequence ATGCGACAGTCCTCCTCTGGATGGATGGTGGACGGAACCGCCGTCTCACCCGACATCGACGAGGCCACGCTGAAGGGGTACCCGGAGGTGGTGTACGGCGAGGCGAGGAAACaggggaagaacaagaagctgGGCGCCTCCACGACGTGCACGTGCTGCTCCGTGTGCCTGGACAACTATGACGAGGGCGACGTGCTCCAGGTGCTCCCGGACTGCGGCCACCTATTCCACCGGGAGTGCGTCGACCCCTGGCTTCGGCGGCACCCGACGTGCCCCGTctgccgcacctcgccgcTGCCCAACCCCATGCCCTCAGATTTCATGGCCAGAGGTAGTACAACTACCCCACATCGAGCAGAGATTCGGTTGGGAGCTCAAGCACGAGTACAATGGCAGCAACTTGCTTAG